The Streptomyces sp. NBC_01275 genome has a segment encoding these proteins:
- a CDS encoding LysR family transcriptional regulator encodes MSDLEVRQLRYFVAVAEELHFGRAAQRLGMAQPPLSRAIRELERQLGVTLLERTTRRVALTSAGEILLRDARTALDAVTAAARRARHAGQSRPALRLALKADYDGGLLPRILAAYRDEAAALPVELLLGGREEQVPALRDGRADLALLPRPFDVRGLDVEPLLTEPRLLAVAATDPLAAHSRLRLADLAGRVLPDGRPADRECLPPLAPTDSRDDDRPPSAHLSATASPHRFRDQTQIFSLVELGSILWFPPASIARRHPRPGVAYRTVSDLPPLELALAWPQESRSPAVAAFVRTALAIAGSVYPMDRRDRADRTAEASA; translated from the coding sequence ATGAGTGATCTGGAGGTCAGACAACTCCGGTACTTCGTGGCCGTCGCCGAGGAACTGCACTTCGGACGGGCGGCGCAGCGGCTGGGCATGGCGCAGCCTCCGCTGTCGCGGGCGATCCGCGAGCTGGAACGGCAGCTGGGCGTGACGCTGCTGGAGCGGACCACGCGCCGGGTCGCCCTCACGTCCGCCGGCGAGATCCTGTTGCGCGACGCCCGCACGGCGCTCGACGCGGTCACCGCCGCCGCCCGGCGGGCCCGGCACGCCGGGCAGTCCCGGCCCGCGCTGCGCCTGGCGCTCAAGGCCGACTACGACGGCGGACTGCTGCCGCGGATCCTCGCCGCCTACCGGGACGAGGCGGCTGCCCTCCCCGTGGAACTCCTGCTCGGCGGACGCGAGGAGCAGGTGCCGGCGCTGCGCGACGGCCGCGCGGACCTCGCCCTGCTGCCCCGGCCGTTCGACGTCCGCGGCCTCGACGTCGAACCGCTGCTGACCGAACCGCGTCTCCTCGCCGTCGCGGCGACCGATCCGCTGGCCGCGCACAGCCGCCTGCGGCTGGCCGACCTCGCGGGAAGGGTCCTGCCCGACGGGCGTCCCGCGGACCGGGAGTGCCTCCCTCCGCTCGCCCCGACCGACTCCCGCGACGACGACCGGCCGCCGTCGGCCCACCTCTCGGCCACGGCGAGCCCGCACCGCTTCCGGGACCAGACCCAGATCTTCAGCCTCGTCGAACTGGGCAGCATCCTGTGGTTTCCGCCGGCGTCGATCGCCCGACGCCACCCCCGGCCGGGCGTCGCCTACCGGACCGTGAGCGACCTCCCGCCCCTCGAACTCGCCCTGGCCTGGCCGCAGGAGTCCCGCTCCCCCGCCGTGGCCGCCTTCGTCCGCACGGCGCTGGCGATCGCCGGCAGCGTGTATCCCATGGACCGCAGGGACCGCGCCGACCGCACGGCCGAGGCCTCTGCCTGA
- a CDS encoding ABC transporter permease subunit: MRPTAAGFTRAVALLGVVAAVGLLPWLSGRDPALTVLRARSAEQEPTREALDAIRRDLGLDAGPLSLLGSWAARLAHGDLGTSWVSGTDVLPSVAAGLQVSLALMGAALGVAVLLAVVLVAPVLRRGHASAGAGAAMLAAVPEFLLATVGLLVCGVWLGWLPTSGWQGPQHLVLPAVALGVPAGGLLGRLVADALPAVLEERWVELWRGAGVGRARISAAALRRVLPPLVPQFGMAAVGLTGGAVAVETVFAIPGIGRTALGAAKSQDLPLLQGSVLALLLLGLVTGATAASARRRLLGPALRDASLQPPPAHPVRVRPAIPLTLAAVLLTAIGWGLLRDPYAVHTAARLARPSWAHPLGTDGLGRDVLARLGHGAATTVGTAAAVCLLSLVVSLALGFLPGVAAGAADIANALPPVIVGILVAAAAGPGTGGAALAVALISWPPPAAHAAALVQEVRASAYLTAQRAIGASPSWILTRHVLPSVAAPVARHALLRLPGIALALASLGFLGLGAQPPAPEWGLLLDESRAYVERAPWAALSPAVALALLAGLAVTGAAYTQGRGAARTAKDRTTTNRKNQMPKTTKTTKTMNKETLVGV; this comes from the coding sequence GTGAGGCCCACCGCCGCCGGGTTCACCCGCGCCGTCGCCCTCCTCGGGGTCGTCGCCGCCGTGGGGCTGCTGCCCTGGCTCTCCGGCCGCGACCCCGCGCTGACCGTCCTGCGCGCCCGCTCCGCCGAGCAGGAGCCCACCCGGGAGGCCCTGGACGCGATCCGCCGCGACCTCGGCCTGGACGCGGGTCCCCTCTCCCTGCTGGGGAGTTGGGCGGCCCGCCTGGCCCACGGCGACCTCGGCACGTCCTGGGTCTCCGGGACCGACGTCCTGCCGTCGGTCGCGGCCGGCCTCCAGGTGTCGCTGGCGCTCATGGGCGCGGCCCTCGGCGTGGCGGTACTGCTCGCCGTCGTGCTCGTCGCACCGGTCCTGCGCCGGGGACACGCCTCGGCCGGGGCGGGGGCGGCGATGCTGGCCGCCGTACCGGAGTTCCTGCTGGCCACGGTGGGGCTGCTGGTGTGCGGGGTGTGGCTGGGGTGGCTGCCGACCTCCGGATGGCAGGGGCCGCAGCACCTGGTCCTGCCCGCCGTCGCCCTCGGGGTCCCGGCGGGCGGGCTCCTCGGACGCCTGGTCGCGGACGCGCTGCCCGCGGTGCTGGAGGAGCGGTGGGTCGAGCTGTGGCGGGGCGCGGGCGTCGGCCGGGCCCGGATCTCGGCGGCCGCCCTGCGCCGCGTACTCCCGCCGCTGGTCCCGCAGTTCGGGATGGCCGCCGTGGGTCTGACGGGCGGCGCGGTCGCGGTGGAGACGGTGTTCGCGATCCCCGGCATCGGGCGTACGGCGCTGGGCGCGGCCAAGTCGCAGGACCTGCCGCTGCTCCAGGGGTCGGTGCTGGCCCTGCTGCTGCTCGGCCTCGTCACGGGCGCGACGGCGGCGTCGGCCCGGCGACGACTGCTGGGCCCGGCGCTGCGGGACGCGTCGCTGCAACCGCCCCCGGCCCACCCGGTCCGCGTCCGCCCGGCGATCCCGCTGACCCTGGCCGCCGTACTGCTGACGGCGATCGGGTGGGGGCTGCTGCGCGATCCGTACGCGGTGCACACGGCCGCGCGACTGGCGCGGCCGTCGTGGGCGCATCCGCTCGGCACGGACGGGCTCGGACGGGATGTGCTGGCCCGGCTCGGCCATGGGGCCGCGACCACGGTCGGCACGGCGGCCGCCGTCTGTCTGCTCAGCCTGGTCGTGTCCCTGGCCCTGGGGTTCCTGCCGGGCGTCGCGGCGGGCGCGGCGGACATCGCCAACGCCCTGCCGCCCGTGATCGTCGGCATCCTGGTCGCCGCGGCGGCCGGACCCGGAACCGGCGGGGCCGCCCTGGCGGTCGCCCTGATCTCCTGGCCCCCGCCGGCCGCGCACGCGGCGGCCCTGGTGCAGGAGGTGCGGGCGTCGGCGTATCTCACCGCCCAGCGGGCGATCGGCGCGTCCCCGTCCTGGATCCTCACCCGGCACGTGCTCCCGTCGGTGGCGGCCCCGGTCGCCCGCCACGCCCTCCTCCGCCTGCCCGGCATCGCCCTCGCGCTCGCCTCCCTGGGCTTCCTGGGCCTGGGCGCCCAGCCGCCCGCCCCCGAGTGGGGACTCCTCCTGGACGAGTCCCGCGCCTATGTGGAACGGGCCCCCTGGGCGGCTCTGTCCCCGGCCGTCGCCCTGGCGTTGCTCGCGGGACTGGCGGTGACGGGAGCGGCGTACACCCAGGGGCGCGGGGCCGCCCGGACCGCGAAGGACCGGACGACGACGAACCGGAAGAACCAGATGCCGAAGACGACGAAGACGACGAAGACGATGAACAAGGAGACCCTCGTTGGCGTCTGA
- a CDS encoding CdaR family transcriptional regulator: protein MRENAGVTADNKGDHQGDYQELVDEISELLDAPATLENRDFELIAFGAYDGEGDLDPTALDPVRTRSILTRRSTAAIRTWFEGFGITRASGPVRIPPTPEAGVYRGRVCLPVRHRGVVLGYVWLLDDDPGPSEAQLAAAMEVAGRIGALLADEAQHGADLTRELRAVLTAEHGWPRDMAVAELRSALGARADGPHTVVCVAPWPSADPDDAPSLRTLPGATALCTAPWGAAGQCLAVLVRLRSTDVLTPATSAAARLLERAGGGGAAGAGVAAGRAGLAELGAAWQEASAAARAARAEPRLGPVARWASIGPFRLLTALPPDSAPDPAVRTLLSPAHRELSRTAEVYLDRAGQAGVTAAELGIHRQTLYYRLSRVEQLTGLDLADGEDRLLLHMALKRARL from the coding sequence ATGCGGGAGAATGCCGGGGTGACGGCCGACAACAAGGGCGACCACCAGGGCGACTACCAGGAGCTCGTCGACGAGATCTCCGAGCTCCTGGACGCCCCCGCGACCCTGGAGAACCGGGACTTCGAACTGATCGCCTTCGGGGCGTACGACGGTGAGGGCGACCTGGATCCGACGGCGCTGGACCCCGTCCGCACCCGCTCGATCCTGACCCGCCGCTCGACGGCGGCGATCCGCACCTGGTTCGAGGGCTTCGGCATCACCCGCGCGAGCGGCCCCGTCCGGATCCCGCCGACCCCGGAGGCGGGGGTCTACCGGGGGCGCGTCTGCCTCCCCGTACGCCATCGGGGGGTCGTCCTCGGCTACGTCTGGCTGCTCGACGACGATCCGGGGCCGTCGGAGGCCCAGTTGGCGGCGGCGATGGAGGTGGCCGGCCGGATCGGCGCGCTGCTCGCGGACGAGGCCCAGCACGGCGCCGACCTCACCCGGGAACTGCGGGCGGTGCTGACCGCCGAACACGGCTGGCCGCGCGACATGGCGGTGGCGGAGCTGCGCAGCGCGCTCGGCGCCCGCGCGGACGGCCCGCACACGGTGGTCTGCGTGGCCCCCTGGCCCTCCGCCGACCCGGACGACGCCCCCTCGCTGCGCACCCTGCCGGGAGCGACGGCGCTGTGCACGGCCCCGTGGGGAGCGGCGGGCCAGTGTCTGGCGGTGCTGGTCCGGCTGCGCTCGACGGACGTCCTGACCCCGGCGACCTCGGCGGCGGCCCGGCTGCTGGAGCGGGCGGGCGGGGGCGGCGCGGCGGGGGCCGGGGTGGCCGCCGGGCGCGCGGGACTCGCGGAACTGGGCGCCGCCTGGCAGGAGGCCTCGGCGGCGGCGCGGGCCGCGCGGGCCGAGCCGCGCCTGGGGCCGGTGGCCCGGTGGGCGTCGATCGGCCCGTTCCGCCTGCTCACGGCGCTGCCCCCGGACAGCGCCCCCGACCCGGCCGTACGCACCCTGCTCTCCCCCGCCCACCGGGAACTGTCCCGCACCGCCGAGGTCTACCTCGACCGCGCGGGCCAGGCCGGCGTGACGGCGGCGGAGTTGGGGATCCACCGGCAGACCCTGTACTACCGGCTGTCGCGGGTGGAGCAGCTGACGGGCCTGGACCTGGCCGACGGGGAGGACCGGCTGCTGCTGCACATGGCCCTGAAGCGGGCCCGGCTGTAG
- a CDS encoding ABC transporter substrate-binding protein gives MRLPARRLLPVTALTAASALLTGCFTGDGSAADGSTDTEGRRVRIAMMQPPRSGLSPLSDDAFKLSRWSTAETLVKLDADGDPEAALATEWQQSGRTWTFEIRDGVTFHDGTALDADAVVRSLTKAATAAPKPRILDGVELTAKAADSDTVTVTTADEDPLVPQRLSSPQLSVLAAKAYTGKTVNPVGAGTGPFELTRVDGTASAALDRYDAYWGDRAKAPGIDVRFVPDGTARAAALRSGEADIVEAVPVSQAALLDEDLITEVPMPRTNTLYLNTGKGVFKDASLRAAAREAIDAESIVKGVYEGRADVAEGLLGPALPWAAGLRTPVRRADAGDPAGKTVTIGTFTDRAELPEVAAALQQQLQKAGFKVKLEVREYANIESDALAGAFDAFILSRATVLDSGDPAAYLYSDFASDGSFNIAQLQDPSVDAELKKAAETPTGDARRKAVVAAEAAVLATDAAVPMLHERVIQGDAAGVVAVAHDPRERELVTAATYVK, from the coding sequence ATGCGCCTGCCCGCTCGCCGTCTGCTCCCCGTCACCGCCCTCACGGCCGCCTCGGCGCTGCTCACCGGGTGTTTCACCGGCGACGGATCCGCCGCGGACGGCTCCACGGACACGGAGGGCAGGCGTGTGCGCATCGCGATGATGCAGCCGCCGCGCTCGGGCCTGTCCCCGCTCTCCGACGACGCCTTCAAGCTCTCCCGTTGGTCGACCGCCGAGACCCTGGTGAAGCTGGACGCGGACGGCGACCCCGAGGCCGCGCTCGCCACCGAGTGGCAGCAGTCGGGCCGCACCTGGACCTTCGAGATACGCGACGGCGTCACCTTCCACGACGGCACGGCACTCGACGCCGACGCCGTCGTGCGGTCGCTGACCAAGGCCGCCACCGCCGCCCCCAAGCCCCGCATCCTGGACGGCGTCGAACTGACCGCGAAGGCCGCCGACTCCGACACGGTCACCGTCACCACGGCCGACGAGGACCCTCTGGTCCCGCAGCGGCTCAGCTCGCCGCAGCTGTCGGTCCTCGCGGCGAAGGCGTACACGGGGAAGACGGTGAACCCCGTCGGCGCGGGCACCGGCCCCTTCGAGCTGACCCGGGTCGACGGCACCGCCTCGGCCGCCCTCGACCGCTACGACGCCTACTGGGGCGACAGGGCCAAGGCCCCCGGCATCGACGTACGGTTCGTGCCCGACGGCACCGCCCGCGCCGCCGCGCTGCGCAGCGGGGAGGCCGACATCGTCGAGGCGGTCCCGGTGTCCCAGGCCGCGCTGCTGGACGAGGACCTGATCACCGAGGTGCCGATGCCGCGCACCAACACCCTCTACCTCAACACCGGGAAGGGCGTCTTCAAGGACGCCTCGCTGCGGGCCGCCGCCCGGGAGGCGATCGACGCCGAGTCGATCGTGAAGGGCGTGTACGAGGGACGCGCCGACGTCGCCGAGGGGCTGCTGGGACCCGCGCTGCCGTGGGCGGCCGGACTGCGCACGCCGGTGCGACGCGCCGACGCCGGCGATCCGGCCGGAAAGACCGTCACCATCGGCACCTTCACCGACCGCGCCGAGCTGCCCGAGGTGGCCGCCGCCCTCCAACAGCAGCTGCAGAAAGCCGGGTTCAAGGTGAAGCTGGAGGTGCGCGAGTACGCGAACATCGAATCCGACGCACTGGCGGGCGCGTTCGACGCGTTCATCCTCTCCCGGGCCACCGTCCTGGACTCCGGCGACCCGGCCGCCTACCTCTACAGCGACTTCGCCTCCGACGGCTCCTTCAACATCGCCCAGCTCCAGGACCCTTCCGTGGACGCCGAGTTGAAGAAGGCCGCCGAGACGCCCACCGGTGACGCGCGCCGTAAGGCCGTCGTCGCCGCCGAGGCCGCCGTCCTCGCGACCGACGCGGCCGTGCCGATGCTGCACGAGCGGGTGATCCAGGGCGACGCCGCCGGGGTCGTCGCGGTCGCGCACGACCCGCGCGAGCGGGAGCTGGTCACGGCCGCCACCTACGTCAAGTGA
- a CDS encoding NAD(P)H-binding protein, with protein MIVVTAPTGQIGRRTLDRLLAAGAPVRVIVRDAARLPGAVRERAEVVQGSHGDPDVVAEAFAGADSVFWLAPPNPRADSLDAVYAEFSRPASVALETQGVKRVVAVSALGRGTPLADRAGHVTACLAMDDLLAGAGVSYRALALPSFMDNLLRQTELIRERSLFTSPCSGSLARPACAVDDIAAVAADLLLDGAWSGVEEVPVLGPEDLSFDDMARIMSEVLERPIRFRQVPGPEYRAQMLGFGMSEAIVQGLWDMAVAKDAGLDNAVPRTAAARTPTTFRQWCENVLKPAVLA; from the coding sequence ATGATCGTCGTCACTGCTCCCACCGGTCAGATCGGCCGGCGGACGCTCGACCGGCTGCTGGCCGCCGGAGCGCCGGTCCGGGTGATCGTGCGCGACGCCGCCCGCCTCCCCGGCGCGGTGCGCGAGCGGGCCGAGGTCGTCCAGGGCTCGCACGGCGACCCGGACGTGGTCGCCGAGGCGTTCGCCGGGGCGGACTCCGTCTTCTGGCTGGCGCCGCCGAACCCGCGCGCCGACAGCCTCGACGCCGTGTACGCGGAGTTCAGCCGGCCGGCGAGCGTGGCCCTGGAGACCCAGGGCGTCAAGCGGGTCGTCGCCGTCTCGGCCCTCGGCCGCGGCACGCCCCTGGCCGACCGCGCCGGTCATGTCACCGCCTGCCTCGCCATGGACGACCTGCTGGCCGGCGCCGGTGTGAGCTACCGGGCCCTGGCCCTGCCCTCGTTCATGGACAACCTGCTGCGCCAGACCGAACTGATCAGGGAGCGGTCCCTGTTCACCTCGCCCTGCTCGGGAAGCCTCGCGAGGCCCGCCTGTGCCGTCGACGACATCGCCGCGGTCGCCGCGGACCTGCTGCTCGACGGCGCGTGGAGCGGGGTGGAAGAGGTGCCCGTGCTGGGGCCGGAGGACCTGTCCTTCGACGACATGGCCCGGATCATGTCCGAGGTGCTGGAGCGTCCGATCCGCTTCCGGCAGGTTCCGGGCCCGGAGTACAGGGCCCAGATGCTGGGGTTCGGCATGTCCGAGGCCATCGTCCAGGGGCTGTGGGACATGGCGGTCGCCAAGGACGCCGGACTCGACAACGCCGTGCCGCGCACCGCCGCCGCCCGTACGCCCACCACCTTCCGCCAGTGGTGCGAGAACGTGCTCAAGCCGGCCGTCCTGGCGTGA